The Limnospira fusiformis SAG 85.79 genomic interval GGAGGAGAGTAGGGCGGGGGGGTTCATGGGTACTGGATGTAACATTAGGTTCCAGTACACATAACGGGGTAGTTTGCGATCGGCAAAAATCAATTCTTCTTTGAGCCCTAAATCTACGGCTAGTCCGAGTAATTCAGGGGTGGGGGCAAAACTGTTAGGGCCTTCTTCCCATAAAAAATCATCAGCCCGTCCGGTTGTAATATTTCCCCCGACTCGGTTCTGGCTTTCTGTAACCAAAACCTTTAGAGGTTCGCGCACACTTTTTTCACGGTTAAGACTATAGGCTAAACTCAGCCCACTAATACCAGCACCAACAATAAGGCTATCAACTAGGTTTGTCATTGTGGAAATTACAAAGCAGATTAGAGTGATTGTACTGTTGATTGCTGTCGAGTCTCAAGTCTCAAGTGGAGTCTCAGGTTGGGAAGGTGTCCCGCATCAGAAGATTTATCGTATCTATGGAAATTATCAGCATGCGGGGCACCCTACTCTGTTATTCTCACGCTTCACCTATGTATTGGACTGAAACAGAGTTTCTAGGTATACTCTGGCGGCTACTCTACAGCTATCGAGGGCTTCTGGTGTGTTGTTTTTGCCATTTTGTAACAAAAACAGGGACAGGGCGGCGGAAAACACGCGATCGTGATCCCAGTCGGGGTGAGTTTCCAGGTAGCCCTGAAGGGACTCGTGCAGTGTTTCGGGAATTTCGGTCAGAATACTAACACTTGTGTTCATATAAACCTCACAGGAGTTGAGATGGAGCCATTTTTTAGGCGGCTAGGCCAAACGACTGAGCCAATTCTGCTTGAAGGGAAAAG includes:
- a CDS encoding DUF2811 domain-containing protein codes for the protein MNTSVSILTEIPETLHESLQGYLETHPDWDHDRVFSAALSLFLLQNGKNNTPEALDSCRVAARVYLETLFQSNT